The DNA sequence TCGCACAGCGCCAGCTCGGCGACCGAGTGGGTGACCACCAGCACGGTGCGGCCGTCGTCGGCGAGCCCGCGCAGCAGCTGCATGACATCGCGGTCCATGCCCGGGTCGAGACCGGAGGTCGGCTCGTCCAGGAAGATCAGCGACGGCTTGGTGAGCAGCTCCAGCGCGACGGAGACCCGCTTGCGCTGACCGCCGGAGAGGGCGGTGACCTTCTTCTCCCGGTGGATGTCGAGCTTGAGCTCGCGCAGGACCTCGTCGATCCGGGCCTCGCGCTCGGCCGCGGCGGTGTCACCGGGGAAGCGGAGCTTGGCGGCGTACCGGAGGGCCTTCTGGACGGACAGCTCCTTGTGCAGGATGTCGTCCTGGGGCACCAGACCGATGCGCTGGCGCAGCTCGGCGAACTGCTTGTAGAGGTTCCGGTTGTCGTAGAGGACATCGCCCTGGTTGGCCGGGCGGTATCCGGTGAGCGCCTTCAGCAGCGTGGACTTACCGGAGCCGGACGGGCCGATGACCGCGACGAGGGACTTCTCCGGGACGCCGAAGGAGACGTCCTTGAGGATCTGCTTGCCGCCGTCGACGGTCACCGTCAGATGGCGGGCCGAGAAGGAGACCTCACCGGTGTCGACGAACTCCTCGAGGCGGTCGCCGACGAGCCGGAAGGTGGAGTGACCGACACCGACGGTGTCGGAGGGGCCGATGATCTGCTGCCGGACCGGCTGACCGTTGACATAGGTGCCGTTGTGGCTGCCGAGGTCGCGTATCTCGAAGCGGCCGTCGGGCAGCGCCCGGAACTCGGCGTGGTGGCGGGAGACCTGCAGATCGGAGACGACCAGGTCGTTCTCCAGCGCACGGCCGATCCGCATCACCCGGCCGGCGGCCAGCTGGTGGAAGGTGGTCGGGCTGCGGTCGCCCTGGGCGGGCGCGGCACCGGCCGGGCCGCCGGAGGGACCGGCGCCGGGGACCTTCTGCGCGGGGTTGTGCTGCGGGGCCTGGGCCTGGGCCTGTGGCTGCTGGGGGGCCTGCTGCTGGTGGGGCGCCTGCTGCTGTGGGATGAACGGCTGCTGCTGGTGCGGGGCCTGGGGCTGCTGCTGCGGCTGGTGCTGCTGCGGCCAGCCTTGGTGCGGCTGCGGTGCGCCCTGCTGCGGCCAGCCGGAACCGGGCTGCTGCTGCGGCTGGTGGGCGGGAGACTGCTGAGCCGGAGGCTGCTGAGCCTGCTGAGGCATGCCCATCGCCGCCTGCTGGCCGTACCCGCCCGCGGCGCCCATCGAAGCGGCACCGTTGCCGGAGACGCTGAGCCGGGGACCGTCGGTGGCGTTGCCGAGATGGACGGCCGAACCAGGGCCGATTTCCATCTGTTGGATTCTCCGACCTTGCGCATAGGTGCCGTTGGTGGATCCCTGATCCTCAATGATCCAACTGCTCCCGCCCCAGCGCACCGTGGCATGTCGCCAGGAGACCCTGGCGTCGTCCAGCACCATGTCGCCCTGCGGGTCACGCCCCAGGCTGTACGACCTCGACGGGTCAAGTGTCCAGGTCTGTCCGTTCAATTCCAGTACGAGTTCCGGCACTCCACGCCCCACTAGTTGTCCCCCGAGCTACCCCCTGTCACAGGGAGTCTAGGGATGGCGAACATCGTGGGGAACTATTTCAGGCTCAGTCCCTTAACTGAAAGTCGGGTTTTGACAAGACCACATCTCGGGCGGTGTTGACTCATCCGAAAGGCCCTCGGAAAGTGGTAAGCGCTGACAGACAGCCCGGATCGCTGTTTATCCGGGCAACCTGATCGATGCGGACGGGGCGGACGCGCGCGGGCCTCGTGGCCGCCTCCTTTCCCGCTCCTGCTCGCCGGGCTGATCTGGGTGGACAACGATACGGTCACGATCGACGGCATCCGCGCTGGTCCGCGCCCGTCGACGCCACGGTGTCCGTCGGCTTCGCCGTGGCACCCGGCCGCTCGCTGCCGGGCGGGCGCGGTGTGGGTGGCCGCCGTGCGGTGAGACGTGGGGCTGGGAGACGGGGCACGGGGGGATGGGAGCTGAGGGACGGGGGTGGCACTGGGGGCGTGGGGGGACGGCACCGCCGATCATGCGAGGTATGACGCCACGGCGACCTGGACATGAACGTTCCGCTTCGGGTGGCTGTCCACGGTGCGGGCTGCCGCGCACCCGGCGCGGACAGCCGGATACGGTGGTAAGACCATGAGCGCATCGCGGAATCTCCCTGTCACCGCCGTCCCGGACGACGATGTCCCCACCCTCCTTGTCAAGATTTTCGGCAAGGACCGCCCCGGTATCACCGCCGGGCTCTGCGACACCCTCGCCGCCTACGGCGTGGACATAGTCGACATAGAGCAGGTCGTCACCCGGGGCCGCATCGTGCTGTGCGTCCTGGTCACGGCCCCCACAGCAGACGGGGTGGAGGGCGATCTGCGGGCCACCGTGCACAGCTGGGCGGAGTCGATGCGGCTCCAGGCCGAGATCATCTCCGGCCGGGGCGACAACCGGCCGCGGGGCACGGGCCGGTCGCACGTCACCGTGCTGGGGAATCCGCTGACCGCCGAGTCGACGGCCGCCATCGCCTCCCGTATCACCGGCACCGGCGGCAATATCGACCGGATCTTCCGGCTGGCGAAGTATCCGGTGACGGCCGTGGAGTTCGAGGTGTCCGGCGCCGAGACGGAACCGCTGCGCACCGCGCTGGCCACCGAGGCCGCCGATATCGGTGTCGATGTGGCCGTGGTGGCGTCGGGGTTGCAGCGCCGGGCGCAGCGGCTGGTGGTCATGGATGTGGACTCCACCCTGATCCAGGACGAGGTGATCGAGCTCTTCGCCGCCCATGCCGGGTGCCAGGACGAGGTCGCCGAGGTCACGGCGCGGGCGATGCGCGGTGAGCTGGACTTCGAGCAGTCGCTGCACGCGCGGGTCGCGCTGCTGGCGGGGATCGACGAGTCCGTGGTGGAGAAGGTGCGCGCCGAGGTCCGGCTCACCCCCGGCGCCCGTACGCTGATCCGCACCCTGAAGCGGCTCGGCTATCAGGTGGGTGTGGTCTCCGGCGGCTTCACGCAGGTCACCGACGATCTCAAGGAGCGGCTGGGGCTGGACTTCGCCTCCGCCAACACCCTGGAGATCGTGGACGGCAAGCTGACCGGCCGGGTGATCGGCGAGGTGGTCGACCGGGCGGGCAAGGCCCGGCTGCTGCGGCGCTTCGCGGCCGAGGCGGGGGTGCCGCTGGTGCAGACCGTCGCGATCGGCGACGGGGCGAACGACCTGGACATGCTGAACGCGGCCGGGCTCGGGGTAGCCTTCAATGCCAAGCCGGTGGTGCGGGAGGCCGCGCACACCGCCGTGAACGTGCCGTTCCTCGACACGGTGCTGTATCTGCTGGGCGTGACCCGCGACGAGGTCGAGGCCGCGGACGCGCACGAGGACTGACGGGGCCGGAACACGCGTCCCGGCCCGGCGGAACGCGCATCGGCCCCCGGCTCCTCCGTACGACGGCGGAGCCGGGGGCCGATGCGGTGGCGACCTGGTGGGCCGGTGAGATCACTCGTGGGGCGCCCAGAAACCGGCGAGGCGCCCGCAGCCGAGCTCGACCGACTTCCACGAACCGCTGAAGGTCACCACCGCGAACGCGGAGGTGGGGAAGGCGCTGCGGGTCATCCGCTCCCGGGCGCCCTCCTCGGCCTCGCCCGCCAGCGCGTCGGCGAGGCCGTGCATCCCGGGGTTGTGCCCGACGACCAGCAGGTCGGTGATGTCGTCCGAGGTCTCGTTGAGCACCTCGATGAGCTGGCCGACCGGGGCGTCGTACAGCCGCTCCTCGTAAACGGTCTTCGGGCGCCGCGGCAGCTCGTGGACCACCAGCTTCCAGGTCTCACGGGTGCGCAGTGCGGTGGAGCAGAGGGTGAGTTCGGGGGTGAGACCGGCCTCCGCGATCCGGCGCCCGGCGACCGGGGCGTCCTTGCGGCCGCGCTCCGCGAGCGGGCGCTCATGGTCGGCCACCTGGGGCCAGTCGGCCTTGGCGTGTCGAAGGAGGACAATCCTGCGGGGCACATCGACGCTCATGCGTCCCAGCTTCGCATGAATCAGTGCATGAGGCGCAGGGTGTTGGAACGACCTTGTCAAACGTGCGCGCACCCGCCATACGGCGGACCTGGCTGGTGGGCGGCCTGCGGCGGTCACAGTGCCGCGCGTCCGAAGGCCCGGTGCAGCAGCTCCACGGTCTGCGAGACCGGCCCGGAGCCGCCGCTCGCGGCGTGGGCGTCAGTGGGTCCGGTGAGCAGGAGCAGCAGCGCCACGAAGGCCAGGACCGGGAGCGCGAGGGCCCACCACGGCAGCCGGACGTCCACGCCGCTGTCCGCCGGGTGGACGGGCCGGGTACGGGTGCGGGCGGACATGGGATCGCCTCCGGGGTCGCCGAACGTTGTGGTGGTTCGACGGTACGGAGCGGCCGGGGCCGCCCCCATCCGGTGGGCCACCCAGTTACCCCTGAGCCTGACCCCCTAGGGGATGGTGGGGCCTGCCCCACCATCCCCTACACCGCACCAGGTCAGGGCGCCGGGCCGGCCGGGCAGCCGGGTCAGGGCGAGGCGATGGTGGCGATCACGGCGATGATCACGGTGATGCCCAGCATCACGCCGAAGATGGTGAGGAGCTTCTTCTGGCCGTTCGGGGGGTTCTCATCGAGCACTGGCATGGCACCAGTGTCCCACTCCCCGTGCGCGACGCCGATCAGGCCTCGTCCTCCAGGGTGCGGGGGCGTCCGGCCAGTACGCCCGCGATGATCTGCGGCACCATGAACGCGGCCATCAGCGCGATGGGCTGCCCCCAGCCGCCGCTGTGCTGGTAGAGCACGCCGACCAGCAGCGGGCCCGGGATGGACAGCAGATAGCCGGTGCTCTGCGCGAAGGCCGACAGCCGGACCACGCCCGCGTGGGTCTTCGCCCGCATGCTGATCATGGTGAGGGCGAGCGGGAAGGCGCAGTTGGCGACGCCGAGCAGCACGGCCCACGCCCAGGCACCCTCGGCCGGGGCCAGCCACAGTCCGCCGTAACCGATGAGGGAGAAGGCGCCGAGGATGGCGACCAGAACGCCCTGGTGCCGCAGCCGGGCGGCGATCCGGGGCAGGACGAAGGCGAGCGGCACGCCCATCGCCATCATCACGGCCAGCAGCAGACCGGAAGTGGAAGCGGAGACCCCCGCGTCCCGGAAGATCTGCGGCATCCAGCCCATGGAGACGTACGCGGCGGTGGCCTGGAAGCCGAAGAAGACGGCCATCGCCCAGGCGATGGGGCTGCGGGTGATGCGGATCGCGGACCCGTCGGCGGAGGCGGATGTCCCATCGGCGGAGGCGGATGGCCCGCCGGCAGGGGTGGGAGTCCCCGCTCCGGCCGGTGCGTCCGCGCGGGAACCACCCGCCGCGGAACCGCCCGCTTCCGCACCGCCCGCCGCCGATCCGCCCGCCGCCGGGCCATCCGCCGCCGGGCCATCCGCCTCCGGTCCGCTCGCACGGTCGCGGGCGAGGAACAGCCAGGGCACCAGCGCCACGGCGGCGAGCAGCGCCCACACCGCGAGCCCGGCTCGCCAGGAGCCGCCCAGCGCGTCGGTCATCGGCACGGTGGCCGCCGCGGCGGCGGCCGTGCCCAGCGACAGCCCCATCGAGTACAGCCCGGTCATCGCGCCGACCCGGTCCGGGAACCAGCGCTTGACGATCACCGGCATCAGGACGTTGCTCACCGCGATCCCGGCCAGGGCGAGCGCGCTGGCGGCCAGGAAGGCCACCGTTCCGCCGGCGAGGGGGCGCAGCGCCAGACCAGCGGTGATGGCGGCGAGCCCGGCGCAGACGACGGCTCCCGGACCCCGGCGCCGGGCCAGTCGGGGTGCGGCGAACCCGAAGAGCGCGAAACAGGCCGCGGGCACGGAGGTGAGCACTCCGGCGACGGTGCCGCTCATCCCGAGGTCGTCGCGGACCTCCTCCAGCAGCGGACCGAGGCTGGTGACGGCCGGGCGCAGGTTGAGCGCGGCCAGGAGGAGCCCTGCCGCCATGACGCGGCCGCGCCACGGCGAGGCCGCGCGGCGCGGTTCTGCGGGGTGCGCCGGGCGGGGCGCGGAGGCGGCGGTGTCAAGCGTCGCGAGGTCGTCAGACCGGGGCGTGTGCATGCCGACCATCATAGAATCATGGGATGAATGCCGTCCAAACGCCGGTCATGCCGGTCGTGCCGATCACGCCGGTCATGCCGATCACGCCGCCCCAGTGGTGCGCGACCGCCCGGTGACGGCCGGACGGCATGATGGAAGGGCCCATTCACCCAAACGGCCACCACCGCACCCCGCACAGGAGAGTCATGCCGCTGACCTCGCCCCGGCGCTCCGCCCTCGCCGACCAGGTGATCGCCCAGCTGCGCGCCCAGATCACCTCGGGCGAGTGGCCGGTGGGCTCGCGGATTCCCACCGAGCCCGAGCTGGTCGAGCAGCTGGGGGTCGCGCGCAACACCGTGCGGGAGGCCGTGCGCGCCCTCGCGCACAACGGGCTGCTGGACATCCGCCAGGGCTCGGGCACCTATGTGCTGGCGACCAGCGAACTGGCCGGGGTGATGCACCGCCGCTTCGCCGGCGCCGACCCCCGTCATGTGGCCGAGCTGCGCAGCGCCCTGGAGACCAAGGCGGCCCAGCTGGCCGCGGAGCGCCGTACCGAACAGGACCTCAAGCAGCTGGACGCACAGCTGGACCGGCGCGAGCGGGCCTGGGAGGCGGGCGACCCGGGCGCCTTCGTCGAGGCGGACGCCACCTTGCACATGGCGGTCGTGGCCGCCTCGCACAACGATGTGCTGGCCGAGCTGTACGCGGATCTGGGCGCGGTCGTACGGGACTTCCTGCGCGCGGACATCCACGGCGGGATGGGCCCGGAGACGCATGTGGACCACGGCCGGCTGGTGGCGGCGATCCGGGAGGGGGACGGGGAGCGGGCGGCGGCCGAGGCCAGCGTCCATCCGTTCGGCTGTCGCTTCCGCGGCCGCTGAGCCCGGACGTGTCGGTCCCTGAACGCACTCACCGGTGGCTCACCCACGCCTTCCGTATCTCCTTCCAGCAGCGCTCGGCGAGCCGCACGTACTGGGCCGGGCCGACCTCCACCGGGCGGGCATCCATGTCCGGGTCCCACCAGCGGGCGCATTCGACGTGCAGTTGCACCCGGTCGGAGCGGGGGTTGGGGTTGAAGCAGCTGGCGGTGGCGTGCGAGCCGCGCACCGAGGTGCTGCACGCGGCCTCGCGCCGCCGGGGCCGCTCCTGCGCGGCGGAGCTGGAGGCGGCGATGACCAGCCCCACCATGGCGACGAGCAGCAGCGCGGCCGCGACACGGCGGGTCGTCCGCACACGGCGGGTCATACGTACACGACGGGTCAAACGCACAGGCCGGGTCGTACGCACACGACGGGTCGTACGCACACGAACGGTCGTACGCATGCGGGACCTCCTCGGCCGTGCTGCCGCGCCGCTGTCGCTCCGGTGAGTCGGTTCGTGAGTTCGCCTTCGAACACCTCCACAGTGCGCGCTCCCACCACCCGTACGCCCGTTCTCCTCCCCCGTACGGGTGAACGCGGACGCGGAACGGCCGCCGCCCCGGACCCGCGGTTCGCGGGTGGGACGGCGGCCGTCGCGCGGAGCGTGCCGTGGGCTCAGGCGCCCATCATGTGCACACCGCCGTCGACGTGCACGATCTCGCCCGTGGTGCGCGGGAACCAGTCGGACAGCAGGGCGACGACGCCGCGGCCGGCCGGCTCCGGGTCGGTCAGGTCCCAGCCGATCGGGGCCCGGTGGTTCCACACGTCCGCCAGATCCTCGAAGCCGGGGATGGACTTCGCGGCCATGGACTTGATGGGCCCGGCGGAGATCAGGTTGCAGCGCACGTTCTTCTCGCCGAGGTCG is a window from the Streptomyces luomodiensis genome containing:
- a CDS encoding FadR/GntR family transcriptional regulator, whose amino-acid sequence is MPLTSPRRSALADQVIAQLRAQITSGEWPVGSRIPTEPELVEQLGVARNTVREAVRALAHNGLLDIRQGSGTYVLATSELAGVMHRRFAGADPRHVAELRSALETKAAQLAAERRTEQDLKQLDAQLDRRERAWEAGDPGAFVEADATLHMAVVAASHNDVLAELYADLGAVVRDFLRADIHGGMGPETHVDHGRLVAAIREGDGERAAAEASVHPFGCRFRGR
- a CDS encoding SixA phosphatase family protein translates to MSVDVPRRIVLLRHAKADWPQVADHERPLAERGRKDAPVAGRRIAEAGLTPELTLCSTALRTRETWKLVVHELPRRPKTVYEERLYDAPVGQLIEVLNETSDDITDLLVVGHNPGMHGLADALAGEAEEGARERMTRSAFPTSAFAVVTFSGSWKSVELGCGRLAGFWAPHE
- the serB gene encoding phosphoserine phosphatase SerB yields the protein MSASRNLPVTAVPDDDVPTLLVKIFGKDRPGITAGLCDTLAAYGVDIVDIEQVVTRGRIVLCVLVTAPTADGVEGDLRATVHSWAESMRLQAEIISGRGDNRPRGTGRSHVTVLGNPLTAESTAAIASRITGTGGNIDRIFRLAKYPVTAVEFEVSGAETEPLRTALATEAADIGVDVAVVASGLQRRAQRLVVMDVDSTLIQDEVIELFAAHAGCQDEVAEVTARAMRGELDFEQSLHARVALLAGIDESVVEKVRAEVRLTPGARTLIRTLKRLGYQVGVVSGGFTQVTDDLKERLGLDFASANTLEIVDGKLTGRVIGEVVDRAGKARLLRRFAAEAGVPLVQTVAIGDGANDLDMLNAAGLGVAFNAKPVVREAAHTAVNVPFLDTVLYLLGVTRDEVEAADAHED
- a CDS encoding SGM_5486 family transporter-associated protein; the protein is MPVLDENPPNGQKKLLTIFGVMLGITVIIAVIATIASP
- a CDS encoding CynX/NimT family MFS transporter codes for the protein MVGMHTPRSDDLATLDTAASAPRPAHPAEPRRAASPWRGRVMAAGLLLAALNLRPAVTSLGPLLEEVRDDLGMSGTVAGVLTSVPAACFALFGFAAPRLARRRGPGAVVCAGLAAITAGLALRPLAGGTVAFLAASALALAGIAVSNVLMPVIVKRWFPDRVGAMTGLYSMGLSLGTAAAAAATVPMTDALGGSWRAGLAVWALLAAVALVPWLFLARDRASGPEADGPAADGPAAGGSAAGGAEAGGSAAGGSRADAPAGAGTPTPAGGPSASADGTSASADGSAIRITRSPIAWAMAVFFGFQATAAYVSMGWMPQIFRDAGVSASTSGLLLAVMMAMGVPLAFVLPRIAARLRHQGVLVAILGAFSLIGYGGLWLAPAEGAWAWAVLLGVANCAFPLALTMISMRAKTHAGVVRLSAFAQSTGYLLSIPGPLLVGVLYQHSGGWGQPIALMAAFMVPQIIAGVLAGRPRTLEDEA
- a CDS encoding ABC transporter ATP-binding protein/permease: MGRGVPELVLELNGQTWTLDPSRSYSLGRDPQGDMVLDDARVSWRHATVRWGGSSWIIEDQGSTNGTYAQGRRIQQMEIGPGSAVHLGNATDGPRLSVSGNGAASMGAAGGYGQQAAMGMPQQAQQPPAQQSPAHQPQQQPGSGWPQQGAPQPHQGWPQQHQPQQQPQAPHQQQPFIPQQQAPHQQQAPQQPQAQAQAPQHNPAQKVPGAGPSGGPAGAAPAQGDRSPTTFHQLAAGRVMRIGRALENDLVVSDLQVSRHHAEFRALPDGRFEIRDLGSHNGTYVNGQPVRQQIIGPSDTVGVGHSTFRLVGDRLEEFVDTGEVSFSARHLTVTVDGGKQILKDVSFGVPEKSLVAVIGPSGSGKSTLLKALTGYRPANQGDVLYDNRNLYKQFAELRQRIGLVPQDDILHKELSVQKALRYAAKLRFPGDTAAAEREARIDEVLRELKLDIHREKKVTALSGGQRKRVSVALELLTKPSLIFLDEPTSGLDPGMDRDVMQLLRGLADDGRTVLVVTHSVAELALCDKLLVMAPGGSVAYFGPPDEALNFFGYDSWADVFSAFENYRDYDWAGRWRGSQHYQMYAADLDSVAPQSVHVQAPPTRMQKPQSWGSQLWTLIRRYLSVIGSDKGFMGLMAILPAVLGAVSVVIPAKFGLQMAPKGSFNQAAGTILLILVVGMCFTGAANSVRELIKERVIYERERAVGLSRSAYLMSKVIVLGVITAVQGIIICAIGLSTRKLPEEGLLMPPAAELCLAVIAIGFTSMMFGLVISSLVKTAEKTMPLLVMFAIVQVVFTGVLFKIFGSPGVEQFAWLMPSRWAVGAAGATLDLGPGSGHMMAPWDSKKPLDTDPLWEHTTTQWGIDMVALLVLGIACGFAVARLLRRHEPEVMRK